A portion of the Rhodococcus pseudokoreensis genome contains these proteins:
- a CDS encoding carbohydrate ABC transporter permease: MSTETAAAPVESAPAAPETKRARKHRKFSPWSVVAWIVALGFFFPVAWMVLTAFKQEGDAYTTPPKLFFTPTLDQFKAVLDSGIGTALLNSAFATAMSTIVVLVLGVPAAFALSLRPVRKTKDALFFFISTKMLPIVAAIIPLYVIVNDIGLLDNIWALIILYTAMNLPIAVWMMRSFFLEVPGELLEAASMDGASLWTSVREVILPLVSPGIAATALICVIFSWNEFFFAVNLTAVQAQTIPVFLVGFITGEGLYWARLSAAATLAALPVILAGWVAQNKLVRGLSFGAIK; this comes from the coding sequence ATGAGTACCGAAACTGCGGCGGCGCCGGTGGAGTCCGCTCCCGCCGCTCCGGAGACGAAGCGGGCGCGCAAGCATCGCAAGTTCAGCCCGTGGAGTGTGGTCGCGTGGATCGTGGCCCTCGGGTTCTTCTTCCCGGTGGCGTGGATGGTCCTCACCGCGTTCAAGCAGGAGGGCGACGCCTACACGACTCCGCCGAAGCTGTTCTTCACACCCACGCTGGACCAGTTCAAGGCGGTCCTCGACAGCGGAATCGGCACGGCACTGCTGAATTCGGCGTTCGCGACCGCCATGTCGACGATCGTCGTGCTGGTGCTCGGTGTCCCGGCGGCGTTCGCGCTGTCACTGCGGCCGGTCCGCAAGACGAAGGACGCCCTGTTCTTCTTCATCAGCACGAAGATGCTCCCGATCGTTGCCGCGATCATCCCGCTGTACGTGATCGTCAACGACATCGGCCTGCTCGACAACATCTGGGCGCTGATCATCCTGTACACGGCGATGAACCTTCCCATCGCGGTGTGGATGATGCGCTCGTTCTTCCTCGAGGTCCCGGGCGAACTCCTGGAGGCCGCGAGCATGGACGGGGCGAGCCTGTGGACGTCGGTGCGCGAGGTGATCCTTCCGCTGGTGTCACCCGGCATCGCGGCCACCGCGCTGATCTGCGTGATCTTCTCGTGGAACGAATTCTTCTTCGCCGTCAACCTCACCGCCGTCCAGGCGCAGACCATTCCGGTGTTCCTCGTCGGATTCATCACCGGTGAGGGCCTGTACTGGGCCCGGCTGTCGGCGGCGGCGACGCTGGCGGCGCTCCCGGTCATCCTGGCCGGCTGGGTCGCGCAGAACAAACTGGTCCGCGGCCTGTCCTTCGGCGCCATCAAATGA
- a CDS encoding ABC transporter ATP-binding protein, which produces MADIAYKGASCIYENADTLAVDTLDLEIEDGEFIVLVGPSGSGKSTALRMLAGLEDIDEGTITINGKDMVEVPSKDRDIAMVFQNYALYPNKTVGENMGFALKMRGVGVEERKKKVAEAAKLLDLTDYLDRKPGKLSGGQRQRVAMGRAIVREPQVFCMDEPLSNLDAKLRVQTRTQIAALQRRLGTTTVYVTHDQVEAMTMGDRVAVLKDGKLQQFSAPTELYDRPTNAFVAGFIGSPAMNLMTMPIVSGGVRLGNSTLPLERDQLSTLHAAGLETVTVGVRPEQLELSTGDGGIEVIVDLVEELGSESYVHTHIAGDGTQLVARSLTRTPARLADTVSLRKRDGAVHLFHPETGDRIGD; this is translated from the coding sequence ATGGCTGACATCGCGTACAAGGGCGCATCCTGCATCTACGAGAACGCCGACACGCTGGCGGTCGATACGCTCGACCTCGAGATCGAAGACGGCGAGTTCATCGTCCTCGTCGGACCGTCCGGTTCCGGCAAGAGCACGGCGCTGCGGATGCTCGCCGGCCTCGAGGACATCGACGAGGGCACCATCACCATCAACGGCAAGGACATGGTGGAGGTGCCGTCGAAGGACCGCGACATCGCGATGGTGTTCCAGAACTACGCCCTTTACCCGAACAAGACGGTGGGCGAGAACATGGGCTTCGCGCTGAAGATGCGCGGGGTCGGCGTCGAGGAACGCAAGAAGAAGGTGGCCGAGGCGGCCAAACTCCTCGACCTCACCGACTACCTGGACCGCAAGCCCGGCAAGCTGTCCGGTGGTCAGCGTCAGCGTGTCGCGATGGGACGCGCAATCGTGCGCGAACCGCAGGTGTTCTGCATGGACGAGCCACTGTCCAACCTCGACGCCAAACTCCGCGTCCAGACCCGCACCCAGATCGCGGCACTGCAGCGCCGGCTCGGCACCACCACCGTCTACGTCACCCACGACCAGGTCGAGGCCATGACCATGGGCGACCGGGTGGCCGTCCTCAAGGACGGTAAGCTGCAGCAGTTCTCGGCGCCCACCGAGCTGTACGACCGGCCCACCAACGCCTTCGTGGCCGGCTTCATCGGTTCTCCCGCGATGAACCTGATGACCATGCCCATCGTCAGCGGCGGTGTGCGGCTCGGAAACTCGACGCTCCCGCTCGAACGCGACCAGCTGTCGACGCTGCACGCGGCAGGCCTGGAGACCGTGACGGTCGGTGTGCGCCCCGAGCAGCTCGAACTGTCGACCGGGGACGGCGGCATCGAGGTGATCGTCGACCTCGTCGAGGAACTCGGGAGCGAATCCTACGTCCACACCCACATCGCCGGGGACGGCACCCAACTCGTCGCCCGGTCCCTGACCCGCACCCCCGCCCGGCTCGCCGACACCGTCTCACTGCGCAAGCGAGACGGAGCGGTGCACCTGTTCCACCCGGAGACGGGGGATCGGATCGGGGACTAG
- a CDS encoding IclR family transcriptional regulator: MSSTEGESLISRVTRVLEAFDRDNESMPLSTLAHRAGLPIPTTYRLVTEMVKYGLLDRAPDKDIKIGLHLWELASHGNRGVGLRDAALPFMVDLQSAVHEVVTLAVLDGETALFLERLAPAQTTLEAGRIAERHLLHASSSGLVLLAFASQEFQNEVLSRPLERLTDNTVTNPDQLRRLLADIRQRHFVYADGYGRPGWTGVAVPVFGRKHEVVASLSIVYRSRDESPQSQLAAMRTAAAGISRTLTGPH, translated from the coding sequence GTGTCAAGTACCGAGGGTGAATCCCTGATCAGCCGCGTGACGAGGGTGCTGGAAGCATTCGACCGGGACAACGAGTCGATGCCGCTCAGTACCCTCGCTCACCGCGCCGGACTGCCCATTCCCACCACGTACCGGCTCGTCACGGAAATGGTGAAGTACGGCCTCCTCGACCGTGCACCCGACAAGGACATCAAGATCGGGTTGCATCTGTGGGAACTCGCCTCCCACGGCAATCGGGGGGTCGGACTCCGCGACGCCGCCCTGCCCTTCATGGTCGATCTGCAAAGCGCAGTCCACGAGGTCGTCACCCTCGCCGTGCTGGACGGCGAAACAGCGCTCTTCCTCGAGCGACTCGCACCGGCCCAGACGACCCTGGAGGCCGGACGCATCGCTGAACGCCACCTTCTGCACGCATCATCGTCCGGGCTGGTCCTCCTCGCCTTCGCCTCTCAGGAGTTCCAGAACGAAGTGTTGTCCCGGCCCCTCGAGCGGCTCACCGACAACACCGTGACCAACCCGGACCAGCTTCGCCGACTCCTCGCCGACATCCGGCAACGACACTTCGTCTACGCGGACGGTTACGGCAGACCGGGGTGGACGGGAGTTGCCGTCCCCGTCTTCGGCCGAAAGCACGAGGTCGTCGCGTCCCTCAGCATCGTGTACCGCAGCCGTGACGAGAGCCCCCAGTCCCAGTTGGCGGCGATGCGCACCGCCGCCGCGGGAATCAGCCGGACCCTGACCGGCCCCCACTGA
- a CDS encoding MFS transporter encodes MASPIDHRPPTDIRTVRRAGAIGNFIEYFDNALYGFFAVTIAQLFFPEVDPVVGLLSTFALFGVSFVVRPLGAIVFGHIGDRWGRKTVLISSILMMSLATAVIGMLPTYSTVGILAPVLLLLCRLLQGFSTGGESTTAFVLVVEHSPVASRARNTAPLVSSTIGASAAASLIAMIISSLVSTEVLNAWMWRVPFILAIPLGIVGLILRMKVDDADVYKAAAEVSSVIRSDEKNHRSPLVQAFRVAKVKMLVLFLWVAFKATIGYITVAYMATNLMHFEGHSKTSAFAIIVIALGIACAAMFPIGRLADRISRKHFAMILAAGILVWSYPTFVMAGHGFVVATIGLTIFATLQFSTMITGGLAVVELFPVDIRASASALPYALAFTIFGGTAPLVATWLASEFSPTAPAFYVMICAIGGFFVGWLGLPNASEMAVLSEDDGIELDMTEREVAEAEPTR; translated from the coding sequence ATGGCATCCCCCATCGACCACCGACCGCCCACCGATATCCGCACCGTGCGTCGAGCCGGAGCGATCGGCAACTTCATCGAGTACTTCGACAACGCGCTCTACGGCTTCTTCGCCGTCACCATCGCCCAGCTGTTCTTCCCCGAAGTGGACCCCGTGGTCGGTCTGCTGTCGACCTTCGCGCTCTTCGGGGTGTCGTTCGTCGTCCGGCCTCTCGGTGCGATCGTCTTCGGGCACATCGGAGACCGGTGGGGACGCAAGACCGTCCTCATCAGCTCGATTCTCATGATGAGTCTCGCGACTGCGGTCATCGGCATGCTGCCGACCTACTCGACGGTAGGAATTCTTGCACCGGTACTGCTCCTGCTCTGCCGGCTACTGCAAGGCTTCTCGACCGGAGGTGAGTCGACCACGGCCTTCGTTCTCGTCGTGGAGCATTCTCCCGTGGCGAGCCGCGCCCGCAACACCGCGCCTCTCGTCTCGTCCACTATCGGTGCCAGTGCTGCCGCATCGCTCATCGCAATGATCATCAGCTCTCTGGTGTCCACCGAAGTACTCAACGCATGGATGTGGCGCGTGCCGTTCATCCTCGCGATCCCGCTCGGCATCGTGGGACTCATCCTGCGGATGAAGGTAGACGACGCCGACGTCTACAAGGCGGCTGCCGAGGTATCCTCGGTGATCAGGAGCGATGAGAAGAACCACCGCTCCCCGCTCGTCCAGGCGTTCCGCGTGGCCAAGGTCAAGATGTTGGTCCTCTTCCTCTGGGTAGCCTTCAAGGCCACCATCGGCTACATCACCGTCGCATACATGGCAACCAACTTGATGCACTTCGAGGGCCACAGCAAGACCAGCGCGTTCGCCATCATCGTCATCGCACTCGGCATTGCGTGTGCAGCGATGTTTCCGATCGGTCGCCTCGCCGATCGGATCAGCAGAAAACACTTCGCGATGATCCTCGCTGCCGGGATATTGGTCTGGAGTTACCCCACCTTCGTCATGGCGGGCCATGGGTTCGTCGTCGCGACCATCGGGCTCACGATCTTTGCCACACTGCAGTTCTCGACCATGATTACCGGAGGCCTCGCCGTCGTCGAACTCTTTCCCGTCGACATCCGAGCCAGCGCGAGTGCTCTCCCCTATGCTCTCGCCTTCACGATCTTCGGCGGCACAGCCCCGCTGGTCGCCACGTGGCTGGCCTCCGAGTTCTCCCCCACCGCACCGGCCTTCTACGTGATGATCTGCGCGATCGGTGGATTCTTCGTCGGCTGGCTCGGCCTTCCGAATGCCAGCGAGATGGCAGTATTGTCCGAAGACGACGGCATCGAACTCGATATGACGGAGCGAGAGGTAGCGGAGGCGGAGCCGACTCGATGA
- a CDS encoding acyl-CoA dehydrogenase family protein has protein sequence MASVFGEEQNELRRVVRRFFEEKSSEDEVRRLMETDDGYDRRVWAQMAGQLGLQGLAIPEQYGGSGFTQLEMSIVLEEMGRALVCAPVLSSAVLAANLLLESGDEEAKTRLLPVIADGSVIATVALAESSGRWDGDGIAITAERDATGWAVTGEKLFVLDGGTADVVLVVARTDLGLSLFEVSAGSAGLTVRPMDTMDRTRKQSTMVFSRTPARLIGAEGGAAIGVERMLDLAAVAVAAEDVGGALRQVELAAEYARTRSQFGKVIGSYQAIKQKLADMLLSVELSKAAAYRVAQVAVDDPATLAVEAGMAKALCAETYVQVAYDTIQIHGGIGFTWEHPAHLYFRRAKSNASLFGTPAHHRELVAQRMGL, from the coding sequence GTGGCATCCGTATTTGGCGAGGAACAGAACGAACTCCGGCGGGTAGTCCGGCGGTTCTTCGAAGAGAAGTCCAGCGAGGACGAGGTCCGGCGTCTCATGGAGACCGACGACGGTTACGACCGCCGGGTGTGGGCGCAGATGGCCGGGCAACTCGGTCTGCAAGGCCTCGCCATACCCGAGCAGTACGGCGGGTCGGGCTTCACGCAGCTCGAAATGTCGATCGTGCTCGAGGAAATGGGACGCGCTCTGGTGTGTGCCCCTGTTCTGTCGTCGGCCGTGCTCGCAGCGAACCTACTGCTCGAATCCGGTGACGAGGAGGCCAAGACCCGCCTGCTCCCCGTGATTGCCGACGGTTCGGTGATCGCGACGGTCGCGTTGGCGGAGAGCTCCGGGCGGTGGGACGGCGATGGTATCGCGATCACAGCCGAGCGGGACGCAACCGGGTGGGCAGTGACCGGTGAGAAGCTTTTCGTTCTCGACGGCGGAACCGCCGACGTCGTACTGGTCGTGGCCCGAACAGACCTGGGACTGTCGTTGTTCGAGGTGAGTGCCGGTTCGGCGGGGCTCACGGTGCGGCCGATGGACACCATGGACCGCACGCGTAAGCAATCGACGATGGTGTTCTCCCGGACGCCGGCCCGGCTGATCGGCGCCGAGGGCGGAGCGGCAATCGGCGTCGAACGCATGCTCGACCTCGCAGCGGTCGCGGTCGCCGCCGAGGACGTCGGAGGCGCCTTGCGGCAGGTCGAACTGGCCGCCGAGTATGCGCGCACGCGTTCCCAATTCGGCAAGGTCATCGGCAGTTATCAGGCGATCAAGCAGAAACTTGCCGACATGCTGCTCTCGGTGGAGCTGTCGAAGGCGGCCGCCTACCGGGTCGCGCAGGTCGCCGTCGACGATCCCGCCACCCTTGCGGTCGAGGCGGGCATGGCGAAGGCGCTGTGCGCCGAGACGTATGTACAGGTTGCCTACGACACCATTCAGATCCACGGGGGCATCGGCTTCACCTGGGAGCACCCCGCGCACCTGTATTTCCGGCGCGCGAAGAGTAATGCGTCGCTGTTCGGCACGCCCGCGCACCATCGCGAGCTGGTCGCACAGCGGATGGGTCTGTGA
- a CDS encoding isocitrate lyase/PEP mutase family protein, with protein sequence MAETTTQLLRRRITTGPLLVVPGAANALTARLVEEVGFEAVYVTGAGIANTFLGLPDIGLVTLTELTAHVAAIRDATDLPLIVDADTGFGNAVSVRRTVRDLERAGADGIQLEDQLFPKRCGHFGGKQLVGTEEMVQKIHAAVDARRDDDLVIVARTDARATEGFDAAIDRAAAYREAGADVTFVEAPQTVEEVHAVPERLACPQLVNFVEGGKTPFVPLDDLTGYSIALFANAALQGAIKGTLQVLDGLRATGSLDAVAHQLTGWQERQRLVAKPFYDALEERYATRSAAVSS encoded by the coding sequence ATGGCTGAAACGACAACACAGCTCCTGCGGCGGCGGATCACGACGGGCCCGCTTCTCGTGGTTCCCGGCGCCGCGAACGCCCTGACCGCGCGACTCGTCGAGGAGGTCGGGTTCGAAGCGGTGTACGTGACGGGCGCGGGAATTGCGAATACCTTTCTGGGTCTTCCCGACATCGGGTTGGTGACATTGACCGAGCTGACCGCGCACGTTGCCGCGATCCGCGACGCGACCGACCTGCCGCTGATCGTCGACGCGGACACCGGGTTCGGGAACGCTGTCAGCGTGCGGCGGACCGTTCGTGACCTCGAGCGGGCAGGGGCGGACGGAATCCAGCTCGAAGACCAGCTGTTTCCGAAGCGCTGCGGTCATTTCGGCGGAAAGCAGCTGGTCGGCACCGAGGAAATGGTGCAGAAGATACACGCGGCCGTCGACGCGCGGCGCGACGACGACCTCGTGATCGTGGCACGAACCGATGCTCGCGCGACCGAGGGTTTCGACGCCGCGATCGACCGTGCCGCCGCGTATCGGGAGGCAGGCGCTGACGTCACGTTCGTCGAGGCGCCGCAGACGGTCGAGGAAGTGCACGCCGTGCCGGAGCGTCTGGCGTGCCCACAGCTGGTGAACTTCGTGGAAGGCGGGAAGACGCCCTTCGTGCCACTCGACGACCTGACGGGGTATTCCATCGCGCTGTTCGCGAACGCTGCGTTACAAGGAGCGATCAAGGGCACCCTGCAGGTGCTCGACGGACTGCGGGCGACTGGATCATTGGACGCCGTCGCCCACCAGCTCACGGGCTGGCAGGAGCGCCAGCGGCTCGTCGCGAAACCCTTCTACGACGCGTTGGAGGAGCGTTACGCGACGAGGTCTGCCGCCGTCTCGAGCTGA
- a CDS encoding cytochrome P450, translating into MPTGLENPTLPRYSHELDWPDGLAPYRIIDEEGTQGEPYAHYAWMRKNAPVLRVRHDGGDVWMVARHEDVRRAMRKPKVFRSQVNDEQPLAFLTLIDAPDHTRLRKVVAAAFTPKAIAAVEDRVREVAADKLDELIASGGGEVVENYARPLTMATISGILDVPIDDLAKVELWSDKMFVYFARLSRSAPGDDDDEAYTLQFFDYLRDNLLRLYDIRSESVGGHIARMWKDDGLLSEKEATELCGFIFVSGFETTMRLIGGGFRELSYNPDLLGRLRENPGDAERFVEELVRMRGPVHRAVRRTTEVTEIAGVTIPADSIVRLLIASANRDDTVWSHADIFDIDRDTEGHFGFGYGVHSCLGAPLARLETRVTAELLGQKVRSVSFDEPNDLVFLKGNSMTTGPETLRVDLIAQS; encoded by the coding sequence ATGCCGACAGGCTTGGAGAACCCCACACTTCCGCGGTACTCGCACGAACTCGACTGGCCGGACGGACTCGCGCCGTATCGGATCATCGACGAGGAGGGAACCCAGGGCGAGCCCTACGCGCACTACGCGTGGATGAGGAAGAACGCTCCCGTGCTGCGCGTCCGGCACGACGGGGGCGACGTCTGGATGGTGGCGCGGCACGAGGACGTGCGCCGGGCGATGCGGAAGCCGAAAGTCTTCCGCTCCCAGGTCAACGACGAGCAGCCGCTCGCGTTCCTGACCTTGATCGATGCCCCCGACCACACTCGTCTCCGCAAGGTCGTGGCCGCCGCCTTCACCCCGAAGGCGATTGCAGCCGTGGAGGACCGAGTCCGGGAGGTTGCAGCCGACAAGCTGGACGAGTTGATCGCGTCCGGCGGTGGCGAGGTGGTCGAGAACTATGCGCGACCGTTGACCATGGCGACGATCAGCGGGATCCTCGATGTGCCCATCGACGACCTCGCGAAGGTCGAACTGTGGTCGGACAAGATGTTCGTGTATTTCGCTCGGCTGTCCCGCAGCGCCCCGGGCGATGACGACGACGAGGCCTACACGCTGCAGTTCTTCGACTACCTCCGCGACAATTTGCTGCGTCTCTACGATATCCGCAGCGAATCGGTGGGTGGGCACATCGCCCGGATGTGGAAGGACGACGGACTGCTGTCGGAGAAGGAGGCCACCGAGCTGTGCGGGTTCATCTTCGTCTCCGGTTTCGAAACGACCATGCGGTTGATCGGCGGAGGATTCCGAGAGCTGAGCTACAACCCCGACCTCCTCGGTCGCCTACGCGAGAACCCCGGAGATGCCGAGCGTTTCGTCGAGGAGCTCGTGCGGATGCGCGGACCGGTTCACCGTGCGGTCAGGCGAACGACGGAGGTCACCGAGATCGCAGGCGTCACCATTCCCGCCGACTCGATCGTCAGACTGCTCATCGCCTCGGCCAACCGCGACGACACCGTGTGGTCGCATGCGGACATCTTCGACATCGATCGTGATACCGAGGGCCACTTCGGGTTCGGCTACGGCGTGCACAGCTGCCTCGGTGCGCCCCTTGCACGGTTGGAAACGCGAGTGACGGCGGAGCTGCTCGGGCAGAAGGTTCGGTCCGTGTCGTTCGACGAGCCCAACGATCTCGTGTTCTTGAAGGGCAACAGCATGACGACCGGTCCGGAGACGCTGCGCGTGGACCTGATCGCCCAGTCGTAG
- a CDS encoding NAD(P)/FAD-dependent oxidoreductase translates to MSDKPVIIIGSGHAGVQAAARLAELRWDGGIVLVDQEETAPYERPPLSKEMLKSADPTALSLLRKDTFYRDNNIERISGRPVRTIDRAARQIELAGGVRHSYHRLIIATGSTPRRLDVPGADLPGVHTLSSHADALALQKALTAGSRVTIVGAGYIGLEVAAAAAARGCDVTIVEFRDRVLSRVTSEIVSRHFESLHRSNGARFVFGAGVRAFEGDGRVQRVVTSDGTSLDTDIVVVGVGVVPNQQLAADAGIACDDGILVNPHCQTSDPEVYAIGDVARCLRDGEPRGQRLESVQNAVAQAITATNHVVSQSCEVKTEVPWFWTVQHGTRLQTAGLRHESDDIVVRGSALAGKFSVLYLREGRLAAIDTVDALKDFVPAKKLIAAGAALDPARAADPSIKLAQSQTDIAQ, encoded by the coding sequence GTGTCGGATAAACCGGTCATCATCATCGGTTCGGGGCATGCCGGGGTCCAGGCGGCCGCCCGCTTGGCCGAACTACGCTGGGACGGGGGAATCGTCCTCGTCGACCAGGAGGAGACCGCGCCGTACGAGCGGCCCCCGTTGTCGAAGGAGATGCTGAAGTCGGCGGATCCGACCGCCCTGAGCCTGCTGCGCAAGGACACGTTCTACAGGGACAACAACATCGAACGGATCAGCGGCCGCCCGGTGCGGACAATCGACCGGGCCGCCCGGCAGATCGAACTCGCCGGCGGGGTGCGGCATTCCTACCACCGGCTCATCATCGCCACCGGCTCGACTCCGCGCCGGCTCGATGTGCCCGGAGCCGACCTGCCGGGCGTTCACACCCTCAGCTCACACGCGGACGCTCTCGCCCTGCAGAAGGCGCTGACCGCTGGAAGCCGAGTGACGATCGTCGGGGCCGGCTACATCGGCCTCGAGGTGGCGGCAGCCGCCGCCGCGCGTGGATGCGACGTGACGATCGTCGAATTCCGGGACCGGGTCCTCAGCCGCGTGACGTCCGAGATCGTGTCCCGCCACTTCGAGTCGTTGCACAGGAGCAACGGAGCGCGTTTCGTCTTCGGTGCCGGCGTTCGGGCGTTCGAGGGCGACGGCCGGGTGCAGCGCGTAGTCACCTCCGACGGAACGTCATTGGACACGGACATCGTCGTCGTCGGCGTCGGCGTGGTTCCGAACCAGCAGCTGGCGGCAGATGCGGGTATCGCTTGCGACGATGGGATTCTGGTGAACCCCCACTGCCAGACCTCGGACCCCGAGGTGTACGCCATCGGGGATGTCGCGCGTTGTCTGCGCGACGGCGAGCCCCGGGGGCAGCGGCTCGAAAGCGTACAGAATGCCGTCGCCCAGGCGATCACCGCGACGAACCACGTCGTCTCGCAGTCATGTGAGGTCAAGACGGAAGTTCCCTGGTTCTGGACGGTCCAGCACGGTACCCGCCTGCAAACGGCGGGCCTGCGACATGAGAGCGACGACATCGTGGTGCGGGGCAGCGCATTGGCAGGCAAGTTCTCCGTGCTGTACCTGCGAGAGGGGAGACTCGCCGCCATCGACACGGTCGATGCGCTCAAGGACTTCGTTCCGGCGAAGAAGCTGATCGCGGCGGGCGCAGCACTCGACCCGGCCCGCGCCGCCGACCCTTCGATCAAATTAGCCCAATCACAGACCGATATTGCTCAGTGA
- a CDS encoding 2Fe-2S iron-sulfur cluster-binding protein encodes MTDIRRADVLDPEAPDTADPRIVVIDRDGEHHRLDWEPDQSLMEVLRDNGLPILASCGGTASCATCHVFLDPRVTAELGERCEDEQELLEETESFDTARSRLSCQVERSTALDGITVTLAPEE; translated from the coding sequence ATGACCGACATCCGCCGTGCCGACGTCCTCGATCCCGAGGCGCCCGATACTGCCGACCCGCGCATCGTGGTCATCGATCGCGACGGCGAACATCACCGACTCGACTGGGAGCCGGACCAGTCGCTGATGGAGGTGCTGAGAGACAACGGTCTCCCGATCCTCGCGTCGTGCGGCGGAACGGCGTCGTGCGCCACCTGCCACGTGTTCCTGGACCCGCGAGTCACGGCGGAACTCGGGGAACGCTGCGAAGACGAGCAGGAACTGCTGGAAGAGACCGAGAGTTTCGACACCGCGAGATCGCGGTTGTCGTGTCAGGTCGAACGGTCGACGGCGCTGGACGGAATCACCGTTACCCTCGCTCCCGAAGAGTGA
- a CDS encoding SDR family NAD(P)-dependent oxidoreductase, translated as MRLPNKRTIITAAASGMGKAGVELFAREGAAVAAIDRDEKALKEVVEAVNASGGKAAGFVADLSDNNAVRESFAEATRWLGGLDVLWSHAGIPAPSEVENLDLDAYQRAAQLNVTQSTLLASEAVTVMRAQQGGSIVFTASSSGLVGSAQSPLYSLFKAGIVGLTRGLAVRYATDGIRVNAVCPGMVATPMLYNDFMTSDPRFTVEETEQRFVSAIPMGRPGQPHEIAHAALWLASDDSSFVTGVPLPVDGGLVAR; from the coding sequence ATGCGACTACCGAACAAGCGCACGATCATCACTGCCGCTGCATCCGGCATGGGCAAGGCCGGCGTCGAACTGTTCGCCCGTGAGGGCGCGGCCGTCGCCGCGATCGACCGCGACGAGAAGGCGCTCAAAGAGGTCGTGGAAGCAGTCAATGCCAGCGGTGGGAAGGCGGCCGGCTTCGTCGCCGACCTGTCCGACAACAACGCCGTGCGCGAGTCGTTCGCGGAAGCGACGCGCTGGCTCGGGGGTCTCGATGTGCTGTGGAGCCACGCGGGAATCCCCGCTCCCTCGGAAGTCGAGAACCTCGACCTCGACGCGTACCAGCGCGCAGCGCAGCTGAACGTCACCCAGTCGACACTGCTCGCCAGCGAGGCCGTCACGGTGATGCGCGCGCAGCAGGGTGGATCCATCGTCTTCACCGCGTCGTCGTCCGGACTCGTCGGCTCCGCGCAGAGCCCGCTGTACTCCCTCTTCAAGGCCGGAATCGTGGGGCTGACACGGGGTCTGGCCGTCAGGTACGCCACGGACGGTATCCGGGTGAACGCCGTGTGTCCGGGCATGGTGGCAACACCCATGCTCTACAACGACTTCATGACCTCCGACCCCCGGTTCACGGTCGAGGAGACCGAGCAGAGGTTCGTTTCCGCGATTCCGATGGGCCGCCCGGGTCAACCGCACGAGATCGCCCATGCGGCCTTGTGGTTGGCGTCCGACGACTCCTCGTTCGTCACCGGTGTGCCCCTGCCGGTGGACGGTGGCCTGGTGGCCCGCTGA